Proteins encoded in a region of the Clostridium beijerinckii genome:
- a CDS encoding spore maturation protein, protein MFNYLSKSIIPIIFLLIITYGMFKGRKVYEWFIEGAKDGLMVILRIFPYLLAMIIAVQVFREAKLMDLLNNLIAPLANLIGLPKDLIPLLIIKPLSGSGAIGVFTDIIKSLGPDTRTGLIASVVMGSTETIFYTITVYFGAIKVKKIRHTLWAAVFADATAIIMAIFMVNICF, encoded by the coding sequence ATGTTTAATTACTTAAGTAAAAGCATAATACCAATAATATTTTTACTTATAATAACATATGGGATGTTCAAAGGAAGAAAGGTTTATGAATGGTTTATAGAGGGTGCTAAGGATGGATTGATGGTAATCTTAAGGATATTTCCATATCTTTTAGCTATGATAATTGCAGTGCAAGTATTTAGAGAAGCAAAATTAATGGATTTACTAAATAACCTAATTGCTCCACTTGCAAACTTAATAGGATTGCCTAAAGATCTAATACCATTACTAATAATAAAACCACTGTCAGGAAGTGGTGCCATTGGTGTGTTTACAGATATAATAAAAAGTTTAGGACCAGATACAAGAACAGGTCTTATAGCTTCAGTCGTAATGGGAAGCACAGAAACTATATTTTATACAATTACAGTTTATTTCGGAGCAATTAAGGTAAAAAAGATAAGGCATACTTTATGGGCAGCAGTATTTGCTGATGCAACAGCAATAATTATGGCTATATTTATGGTAAATATATGTTTTTAA
- the metG gene encoding methionine--tRNA ligase — MCTDCKKTYYITTPIYYPSTKLHIGNTYTTVAADALARFKRLTGYDVMFLTGTDEHGQKIQRIAEEKGITPKQHVDEVVAGIKDLWSMMNISYDKFIRTTDDYHIKAVQDIFKKLYDQGDIYKSSYEGWYCTPCESFWTDTQLVNGNCPDCGRPVEKSKEEAYFFKMSKYADKLIKYIEDHPEFIQPESRKNEMLNNFLRPGLQDLCVSRTSFNWGVPVTFDESHVVYVWIDALSNYITALGYGQENKDLYNKYWPADVHLIGKDILRFHTIYWPIMLMALDLPLPKQVFGHGWLLVDGGKMSKSKGNVVDPVVLVNEFGVDPVRYYLLKEIPFGADGLFNNEIFIKKINSDLCNDLGNLLSRTVAMVEKYFGGEMPAQDEKEAIDDELINLALSAPAKIEEAINELNIPQALEYVFELIRRANKYIDETTPWILAKDESKKARLGTVLYNLAESLRFASVMISAFLPETSKKINEQINTTEISWESLKSFDGIKAGTKVVKADNLFPRIDVDKKLEELEALKAAQAPAKREITPIKEEITIDDFEKVDLRVVKVLACEPIKGAKKLLKLKVDLGGEERQVVSGISKFYKPEEIVGKNVVLVANLKPVKLRGELSQGMILCAATDDDSILKAVDPGEIPTGSIVR, encoded by the coding sequence ATGTGTACAGATTGTAAAAAAACATATTATATTACGACACCAATTTATTATCCATCAACAAAGCTTCATATAGGTAATACCTATACAACTGTAGCTGCTGATGCTTTAGCAAGATTTAAGAGATTAACAGGCTATGATGTAATGTTCTTAACAGGAACAGATGAGCATGGCCAAAAGATCCAAAGAATAGCCGAAGAAAAAGGAATCACACCAAAGCAACACGTAGATGAAGTTGTTGCTGGTATTAAGGATCTTTGGAGCATGATGAATATAAGTTATGATAAGTTTATTAGAACTACTGATGATTATCATATTAAAGCTGTTCAAGATATATTTAAGAAATTATATGATCAAGGAGATATATATAAGAGTTCTTATGAAGGTTGGTATTGCACACCTTGTGAATCTTTCTGGACTGATACACAATTAGTTAATGGAAACTGCCCTGATTGCGGAAGACCAGTTGAAAAATCAAAGGAAGAAGCATATTTCTTCAAGATGAGCAAGTATGCTGATAAGTTAATCAAATATATTGAAGACCATCCAGAGTTCATTCAACCAGAATCAAGAAAAAATGAAATGCTAAATAATTTCTTAAGACCAGGTCTTCAAGATCTTTGTGTTTCAAGAACAAGCTTTAACTGGGGAGTACCTGTAACTTTTGATGAAAGTCATGTTGTATATGTTTGGATTGATGCATTATCAAACTATATCACTGCCCTTGGATATGGCCAAGAAAATAAAGATTTATATAATAAATACTGGCCAGCAGATGTACATTTAATAGGAAAAGATATTTTAAGATTCCATACTATTTATTGGCCAATAATGTTAATGGCGCTAGATTTACCTCTTCCAAAGCAAGTTTTCGGTCATGGATGGCTACTTGTTGACGGTGGAAAAATGTCAAAATCTAAAGGTAATGTAGTAGATCCAGTTGTTCTTGTAAATGAATTTGGAGTTGATCCTGTAAGATATTATTTATTAAAAGAAATTCCATTTGGAGCAGATGGATTATTTAATAATGAAATATTTATAAAGAAAATAAATTCAGACCTTTGTAATGATTTGGGTAATCTTTTATCAAGAACAGTTGCAATGGTTGAAAAATATTTTGGTGGAGAAATGCCAGCTCAAGATGAAAAAGAAGCTATTGATGATGAGTTAATAAATTTAGCATTATCAGCACCAGCTAAAATTGAGGAAGCAATAAACGAATTAAATATACCACAAGCTTTAGAATATGTTTTTGAATTAATAAGAAGAGCAAATAAATATATAGATGAAACAACTCCATGGATATTAGCTAAAGATGAAAGTAAAAAAGCTAGACTTGGAACAGTTCTTTATAATTTAGCGGAAAGTCTTAGATTTGCATCAGTAATGATTTCAGCATTCTTACCAGAAACATCTAAGAAGATTAATGAACAAATTAATACTACAGAAATTTCATGGGAATCATTAAAGTCATTTGATGGAATTAAGGCAGGAACTAAGGTAGTAAAAGCTGATAACTTATTCCCAAGAATAGATGTAGATAAGAAATTAGAAGAATTAGAAGCTTTAAAGGCTGCTCAAGCGCCAGCTAAGAGAGAAATTACACCTATAAAAGAAGAAATAACAATAGATGATTTTGAAAAGGTTGATTTAAGAGTAGTAAAAGTATTAGCGTGTGAACCAATAAAGGGAGCTAAGAAATTATTAAAATTAAAAGTTGATTTAGGTGGAGAAGAAAGACAAGTGGTTTCTGGAATATCTAAGTTCTATAAACCAGAAGAAATAGTAGGTAAAAATGTAGTTTTAGTTGCTAACTTAAAGCCAGTAAAACTTAGAGGGGAATTATCACAAGGAATGATTTTATGTGCTGCAACAGATGATGACAGTATATTAAAAGCAGTGGATCCAGGTGAGATTCCAACAGGTAGCATTGTAAGATAA
- a CDS encoding aminopeptidase P family protein — MNKDTYIENRIKLMNSIEDNSVMILFAGKPAKKTGDEFYQFTPDKNFYYLTGIQEDGHLVVLSKYNNIVSEKLFLTDLDLDKEMWSGKTLRDFEGKEISGINDVSYMKEFTSYLNALIKGKERVNLYLDLDREEFEESDSVSNRFAKEIVSKYPHINIKNFTSIIAPLRMVKSENEIKEMRKAIEITIEGVKSLMKNVKAGMKEYEIEAYFDFECKTRGVKDYAFRTIAAAGKNATILHYVDNNSELKDGDLILFDLGAQWNLYNADITRAFPINGKFTQRQKEVYEAVLRVNKAVIERIKPGVDSKELNVWAKDLIAQECIGLGLIKEKSEVNRYYWHKIGHSLGLDTHDLGILGREFTFAEGMVFTVEPGIYIAEENIGIRIEDDILVTKDGCEVLTKNMIKEIDEIEEFMK; from the coding sequence ATGAATAAAGATACTTATATAGAAAACAGAATCAAACTTATGAATAGTATAGAAGATAATTCAGTAATGATATTATTTGCAGGTAAACCAGCTAAAAAGACAGGGGATGAATTCTATCAATTTACTCCAGATAAGAATTTTTATTATTTAACAGGAATACAAGAAGACGGACATTTGGTTGTATTATCTAAATATAATAATATAGTAAGTGAAAAGTTATTTTTGACAGATTTAGATTTAGATAAAGAAATGTGGAGTGGAAAAACATTAAGAGATTTTGAGGGAAAAGAGATATCCGGAATAAATGATGTATCTTATATGAAGGAGTTTACTTCGTACCTAAATGCATTAATAAAGGGAAAAGAAAGAGTTAATTTGTATCTAGATTTGGATAGAGAAGAGTTTGAAGAAAGTGACTCTGTATCAAATAGATTTGCAAAAGAGATTGTTAGTAAGTATCCACATATTAATATAAAGAATTTTACAAGTATAATTGCACCTCTAAGAATGGTTAAGTCTGAGAATGAGATAAAGGAAATGAGGAAAGCAATAGAGATAACTATTGAAGGCGTAAAGTCTTTAATGAAAAATGTGAAGGCTGGAATGAAGGAATATGAAATCGAGGCTTATTTTGATTTTGAATGCAAAACAAGAGGCGTTAAAGATTATGCTTTTAGAACAATAGCAGCAGCAGGGAAAAATGCAACAATACTTCATTACGTAGATAATAACAGTGAGTTGAAAGATGGAGATTTAATTCTATTTGATCTTGGAGCTCAGTGGAATTTATATAATGCAGATATAACAAGGGCATTCCCTATAAATGGCAAGTTCACTCAAAGACAAAAGGAAGTTTATGAAGCTGTACTTAGAGTTAATAAAGCAGTAATTGAAAGAATAAAGCCTGGAGTGGATTCGAAGGAATTAAATGTATGGGCTAAAGATTTAATTGCACAAGAATGTATTGGATTAGGGCTTATAAAAGAAAAATCAGAAGTTAACAGATATTATTGGCATAAAATAGGTCATAGTTTAGGTTTAGATACTCATGATTTAGGGATACTTGGTAGAGAATTCACATTTGCAGAAGGAATGGTATTTACAGTGGAACCAGGTATATATATAGCTGAAGAAAATATAGGCATAAGAATTGAAGATGATATTTTAGTTACTAAAGATGGATGTGAAGTTTTAACTAAGAATATGATTAAGGAAATTGATGAAATCGAAGAATTTATGAAATAA
- a CDS encoding aminopeptidase P family protein, with translation MRVLERIQKLREIMKKENIDYYIVPSEDFHQSEYVAECFKSRAYITGFTGSAGTALIGMEKAILWTDGRYFIQANEQLKDSGVELFKMRIPGWPTLEEWLMENMMDGQTLGFDGRVLSVNQYKEILKIKENKNINIVMNKDLIEEIWEDKPEMPKEKVFLHEVKYCGKTANEKIQEVRNEMKKLCGKSYIISSLDDIAWIFNIRGNDVKYTPVVLAYTLIDEEKAVLYIDREKISSADEKTLTKEGIIIKNYEDIFEDIKEVQDSVILDPSKISAYIYNQINKKIKKIEEINITTKLKAIKNNKEIENLKNCQLKDGVAMVRFIKWIKESLDKEDITEITLAEKLCNFRSQGDLFIEESFGTIAGYKEHAAMMHYSATEESAYKLEKEGILLVDSGGQYFDGTTDITRSIVLGKLTEEEKRDFTLVLKAHINLMKAKFLKGTTGSNIDILSRRVLWEEGIDYKCGTGHGVGFCLSVHEGPQTIRPVPNTIELEPGMILTNEPGIYREGKHGIRTENIMLVVEDERNAEFGEFYKFETMSYCPIDLDGINVQLLTEDEKEWLNNYHKETYDKLSPFLSDSEKQFLKEVTQEI, from the coding sequence ATGAGAGTATTAGAAAGAATACAAAAATTAAGAGAAATAATGAAAAAAGAGAATATAGATTATTATATAGTTCCAAGCGAAGATTTTCATCAAAGTGAATATGTGGCTGAATGTTTTAAGTCTAGAGCATATATAACAGGCTTTACTGGCTCAGCAGGAACAGCATTGATCGGAATGGAAAAAGCAATACTATGGACAGATGGAAGATACTTTATACAAGCCAATGAACAATTAAAAGATTCTGGAGTAGAGCTTTTTAAAATGAGAATTCCTGGATGGCCGACTTTAGAAGAGTGGTTGATGGAAAATATGATGGATGGTCAAACTTTAGGTTTTGATGGGAGAGTATTATCGGTTAATCAATATAAGGAAATTCTAAAAATAAAAGAAAATAAAAATATAAACATAGTAATGAATAAAGACTTAATTGAAGAAATATGGGAAGACAAACCTGAAATGCCCAAAGAAAAAGTTTTTTTGCATGAAGTAAAGTATTGCGGAAAAACTGCAAATGAAAAGATTCAAGAAGTAAGAAATGAAATGAAAAAGCTATGTGGAAAGTCATATATAATATCATCATTAGATGATATAGCATGGATTTTTAATATTAGAGGAAATGATGTAAAGTATACACCAGTAGTTCTAGCGTATACATTAATTGATGAAGAGAAAGCTGTGCTATACATAGATAGGGAAAAGATATCATCTGCTGATGAAAAAACATTAACTAAAGAAGGCATAATAATAAAAAATTATGAGGATATATTTGAAGATATAAAAGAAGTACAAGATAGTGTTATATTAGACCCAAGCAAAATAAGTGCGTATATATACAATCAGATTAATAAAAAAATAAAGAAGATAGAAGAAATAAATATAACTACAAAATTAAAGGCTATAAAGAATAATAAGGAAATAGAAAATCTTAAAAATTGTCAACTTAAAGATGGTGTTGCAATGGTAAGGTTTATTAAGTGGATTAAAGAAAGTCTGGATAAGGAAGATATAACAGAGATAACCTTGGCGGAAAAGTTATGTAATTTTAGGAGTCAAGGAGATTTATTTATTGAAGAAAGCTTTGGAACAATTGCAGGGTATAAAGAACATGCAGCGATGATGCATTATTCTGCAACAGAAGAAAGCGCATATAAGTTAGAAAAAGAAGGAATACTGTTAGTAGACAGCGGTGGACAATATTTTGATGGAACTACAGATATAACACGTAGCATTGTTTTGGGAAAATTGACTGAAGAAGAAAAACGAGATTTTACGCTAGTTCTAAAAGCGCATATCAATCTTATGAAAGCAAAATTTTTAAAAGGAACTACAGGATCCAATATAGATATTTTAAGTAGAAGGGTTTTATGGGAAGAAGGAATAGATTACAAGTGTGGAACAGGTCATGGGGTTGGATTCTGCTTAAGTGTTCATGAAGGTCCACAAACAATAAGGCCAGTACCGAATACAATAGAATTAGAGCCGGGAATGATATTAACTAATGAGCCAGGAATATATAGAGAAGGAAAACATGGAATAAGGACAGAAAATATTATGCTAGTTGTTGAAGACGAAAGAAATGCTGAGTTTGGAGAATTTTATAAATTCGAAACTATGTCATATTGTCCAATAGACTTAGATGGAATCAATGTTCAATTGCTGACAGAGGATGAAAAAGAGTGGTTAAATAATTATCATAAAGAGACTTATGATAAATTAAGTCCATTCTTGAGTGATAGTGAAAAACAATTTCTTAAAGAAGTAACTCAAGAAATATAA
- a CDS encoding TatD family hydrolase encodes MNQKFKIIDSHAHYDDEAFNEDREYLLNEINENGVIGILNCASSYDSLKTTDQLTKDHDFIFGALGIHPENANEMKIDTLDEIKAYIKNNDKIVAIGEIGLDYYWDENPPKDIQKDVFRRHMNLAKELNYPVVIHDRDAHQDTLEIIKEFPEVTGVVHCFSGSVEFAKECIKLGYYIGITGVVTFKNAKKVVEVVREIPLEKILVETDCPYMAPEPNRGKRNKSDYIEYIITKIAEIKNIDPYEANLRFNENFFRLIRKEK; translated from the coding sequence ATGAATCAAAAATTTAAAATAATAGATAGCCATGCTCATTATGATGATGAAGCTTTTAATGAAGATAGAGAATATTTACTAAATGAGATTAATGAAAATGGAGTTATTGGAATCCTGAATTGCGCATCATCATATGATAGTTTAAAAACAACAGATCAACTAACTAAAGATCATGATTTTATCTTTGGTGCTTTAGGAATACATCCGGAAAATGCAAATGAGATGAAAATCGATACACTAGATGAAATTAAAGCTTATATTAAGAATAATGATAAAATAGTAGCTATTGGGGAGATTGGATTAGACTATTATTGGGATGAAAATCCACCTAAAGATATTCAAAAGGATGTATTTAGAAGGCATATGAATTTAGCTAAAGAACTAAATTATCCAGTTGTTATTCATGATAGAGATGCACATCAAGACACATTAGAAATAATTAAGGAGTTTCCAGAAGTTACAGGTGTAGTTCACTGTTTTTCAGGAAGTGTGGAATTTGCGAAGGAATGCATAAAATTAGGGTATTATATAGGGATAACAGGTGTTGTTACATTTAAAAATGCAAAAAAGGTTGTTGAAGTAGTTAGAGAAATCCCTTTAGAAAAGATACTTGTAGAAACTGATTGTCCGTATATGGCACCTGAACCAAACAGAGGAAAAAGAAATAAATCAGATTATATTGAATATATAATAACTAAGATAGCAGAAATTAAGAATATTGACCCTTATGAGGCAAATTTGAGATTTAACGAGAATTTTTTTAGATTGATTAGAAAGGAAAAATAA